TAATGATATGTATGGATCTTTTTTCTTGATTAATAAGAAATATATCCAAATACTTTTCCCTTATCCTGACAGGAACATCTTACCAATAAAATGGTTTCGGTATGCCATGCAAAAAGTCACCATATTCTACGTTACCCACACTACGTCAGGCTTCTTTTTCTCTGGAACTGCATTTTCACCTGTTGGATACCCGAATATTAATGGTGCTACCGCTTTATACCTATCAGGTGCACCCAGTTCCTTCAGGAAACGGGAATCCATAAGTGCGGGCTGTATACCTCCTATCCAGCAACTGCCGATACCCATAGAATGTCCTGCAAGCATCATGTTCTGTGCTGCCATAGCGCAATCATAATCTGTGGTCATAGCATTCTCATTTCCAAGAATTATCACCAGAGCAGGTGCGTTATAGAACATATCAGTACCATCTGTTTTTAAGAACGTGAGAAAATTCTGTACTTTGTCTGTTTTATGTTCAATAGCTTCGAGTAAGGGTATCATGGATTTTTTCCCCCGTTCAGAGATATTCCGCTTGACTTCTTTGTTGGTCACAACAAGGAAACTCCATGGTTGTATATTGAAACCGGATGGTGCGTACCTGGCACAATCAATGAGAAACTCGATATCTTCATCAGGAATCGAGTCATCTTTATATTCACGTACACAACGCCGTGTTTTTATTGTTTCTATAACATCCTTCATTGAAATCACACCAGTAATCGATATACTATTTCTTTCTACTGTTGATAATGATATTTATAGCATTTGATTTCTTCAACCTGGCACCAGTCTCCAGCCATTTTAAAGCCGGGACTTATCCAGCGCCTCATTCACCAGTCCATCGATCCTCGCAACCCTTTTATCGGTCCTGCGGACATGCTGGTGTTTTACTGATGCGAATTTCTTCCTCAATTTAGATACCTTTTCGAACAGGGGTTTCAAATTCCCGGCCTTCACCCTGTATTGCCCTTTCAGTTGTTTGACCAGTAATTCACTGTCAGAATAATGCTCAACTTCTTCCTTACAGTACTGTGCGGCACGTTCCAGTCCCGCCACAAGGGCACGGTATTCGGCCTCATTGTTCGTCGCTTTTCCTATATACTCGGCCTTTTCCTCAACAACACCCCAATCAGCATCATAGATCCCGTATCCTATGGCTGAAGCACCGGGATTGCCCCTGGAAGCCCCGTCCGTTACTACAAAGACTTTCTGGAATTTCGACATCATATACTCACAATGTTTTAGTAACATAAACAATATTCTCCCACAATACATATGGAGGAATCACATCTGGACCTTGATAAGATAGCCTATGAGATTCGGTCATTCGAAGGACTGACCCGCAAGCATTCTATCTCTGATATTACTAAAATCTTCGAGGAGGTCAGGTCCCTGTACGGAAACTGTATCGTGGATTTCGGGGACGACGCTGCAGTGCTGGATTCGGGCGGCGATGAAGTAATACTTTTCGCTGCCGACGGCATCTGGGGCCGGCTCCTTGATGCCAGCCCCTGGTGGGCAGGCTACAGTTCGGTACTGGTCAACGTCAACGATATCTCTGCCATGGGAGGCAGGCCGCTGGGTATGGTCAATGTACTGTCCAGCAGCGACAAGGGCGCATGTATCCAGTTGCTCAACGGGATAAAGGATGGAATAGCCAAATTCGGGGTCCCCATGGTTGGCGGACACCTGCATCCTGACACTCCTTACCTTTCCCTTTCTGTAGCCATTGTGGGTGTGGCGAAGAAAGACTGCCTGATACGCAGTGATACTGCAGGGGTAGGCGACCAGGTCATTGTTGCCTACGACATGATCGGCAAAGTAGGCCCGAATTCCCCTTATAGCTGGGATACCACCACAATGAAGGAACCGGAAGATGTACGGGGAAAATACATGGTAATGCAGACGATCGGGGAAGCACATGCAGTAACGGCCGGGAAGGATATCAGCAATCCCGGTACCCTGGGTACGCTTGGCATGTTGCTTGAGACCAGCGGCAAAGGTGCCGTGGTCGACCTTGACAAAATACCTGTACCCGATGGAGTGGACTTCATACAGTGGTTGAAGATATATCCTGCCACAGGTTACATTGTCACTTCAGCACCCGAAGATGCAGAGCGCTGTATCCGACTGTTCGAAGATGCGGGTATCACAGCCCGGGTG
This DNA window, taken from ANME-2 cluster archaeon, encodes the following:
- a CDS encoding nitroreductase family protein, which gives rise to MKDVIETIKTRRCVREYKDDSIPDEDIEFLIDCARYAPSGFNIQPWSFLVVTNKEVKRNISERGKKSMIPLLEAIEHKTDKVQNFLTFLKTDGTDMFYNAPALVIILGNENAMTTDYDCAMAAQNMMLAGHSMGIGSCWIGGIQPALMDSRFLKELGAPDRYKAVAPLIFGYPTGENAVPEKKKPDVVWVT
- a CDS encoding ribonuclease HI family protein, with protein sequence MLLKHCEYMMSKFQKVFVVTDGASRGNPGASAIGYGIYDADWGVVEEKAEYIGKATNNEAEYRALVAGLERAAQYCKEEVEHYSDSELLVKQLKGQYRVKAGNLKPLFEKVSKLRKKFASVKHQHVRRTDKRVARIDGLVNEALDKSRL
- a CDS encoding methanogenesis marker 2 protein, with the protein product MDLDKIAYEIRSFEGLTRKHSISDITKIFEEVRSLYGNCIVDFGDDAAVLDSGGDEVILFAADGIWGRLLDASPWWAGYSSVLVNVNDISAMGGRPLGMVNVLSSSDKGACIQLLNGIKDGIAKFGVPMVGGHLHPDTPYLSLSVAIVGVAKKDCLIRSDTAGVGDQVIVAYDMIGKVGPNSPYSWDTTTMKEPEDVRGKYMVMQTIGEAHAVTAGKDISNPGTLGTLGMLLETSGKGAVVDLDKIPVPDGVDFIQWLKIYPATGYIVTSAPEDAERCIRLFEDAGITARVIGEITSDKKLIITSRDDSRVLLDFEEDIVTGITAR